In a single window of the Pocillopora verrucosa isolate sample1 chromosome 4, ASM3666991v2, whole genome shotgun sequence genome:
- the LOC136280252 gene encoding putative leucine-rich repeat-containing protein DDB_G0281931 isoform X1: MARFGTQKEASRTKSIKFPFPFIFLGIVFYQIVGFQVGQAETLWPRDTYDLQMFLRVEGKDCLRRIVIQGTFPNYTYDTSFTHEQERKVLLDIYTYTNGKQWYNSSGWNSSIEHCSWYGVTCHGNSYIKSIVLPFNNLNGSLPSNLWKIRNLFSLCVPGNPSLRGRLGDFLFGNMSLLLTLVISASSVSGEIPQDIVNLTNLQFFVASPMDGEGLTGQLPRDLGNMKELRMLDIGGNNITGQIPRSISKLTKLYDLTLRNTPGMMSGNLSDIFAIPSLADVCVSGVNLVGEIPRKFPPNIAILLFPGNNISGKLPEIFPNNSALRNLNLANNRLTGDIPGHLLLKPLDILDLSQNRFTSINEGKPWSKDDVGSISLHLSLAENRGLAIDFQSFMGLFNSTVTLSVINVSYCDIKSPVLPNLFNFLRLSSFDLSGNNFYGELPDFFGDVSVLSYIDVSANNLSGSLPLGTQNFMALQYLDISGNPFMRKGTSISGNTFQPDFSRMIRPHQGDHYTCPEGRFTFNNGRIRLDPTFYQYKYCICDAHFYGDNGLCKSCMDGGTCNQVDVNTLEDIRPNIMRIAPGYWPSPNSKNVTHLVKCPVPAACNPLASCTCRLGTLPNDPHLSHTKRLSPNLITTCDQSHICHSGNTDRFCSRCEEGFYKIGGLCYQCVKGDLTYYYFFIPIFAISFFVLLWSFFYFNLRPVKWFMVTAVHFLLMLIFMLLEFLPTWVFKLNLVVFVLCMTSRGKGSKSLISIAVFYIQTLDFMVSSSNVWPPKIIAAQSYLSSYWNLYFPSLSCDLPSLFNPVGKFAFILLLPIGFLALVGVYFIVMLSYNKVRPREGRMENVHFKCRQSAFFCLSFTYFPVVKQTLSILRPCQNDRDVLYMPNSPWIECTSVTYRTLSALGFVSVVVYVIGFPLLLSSLMFFFFRKRNSMSQDDREKLDTWLGPAYLPYKPRYQQYFEIVMLLRRLLLAIALSIISSSSTLQTFAVWVLLVGFAIIHLCFHPYNDLPHHKFASENFFEPLVLLVLSMSFILLRFSAMESSMSYSAAYVWIVIVINSCILLLLMGVIFYRLIITGYEDSHGCSYGGSGVNEERTNLLSVNSQHWGDTEVDDID, from the exons ATGGCCAGGTTCGGAACCCAGAAGGAAGCTTCGCGGACCAAAAGCATCAAATTTCCGTTTCCGTTTATTTTCCTGGGCATCGTTTTTTACCAAATAGTTGGTTTTCAAGTTGGACAAGCTGAAACATTGTGGCCTCGAGATACTTATG ACTTGCAAATGTTCCTGAGAGTCGAAGGAAAAGACTGTTTGCGACGCATTGTTATTCAAGGAACCTTTCCAAATTACACCTATGACACCTCTTTTACACATgagcaagaaagaaaagttcttCTAGATATTTACACATATACAAATGGCAAGCAATGGTATAATAGCAGTGGATGGAATAGTTCAATAGAGCACTGTTCCTGGTATGGAGTCACGTGTCACGGCAATTCATACATCAAGTCCATTGTGCTGCCCTTCAACAACTTGAATGGCTCTCTCCCTTCCAATTTGTGGAAAATACgaaacttattttctttgtgcGTGCCTGGTAACCCAAGCCTTCGTGGTAGACTCGGGGACTTTTTGTTTGGAAATATGAGTTTATTGCTGACCTTAGTCATCAGTGCTTCCTCTGTTTCTGGCGAGATCCCTCAGGATATCGTCAATCTTACAAATCTGCAATTCTTTGTAGCCAGTCCTATGGACGGAGAAGGCCTCACGGGACAGTTGCCAAGAGACTTAGGAAATATGAAGGAGCTACGGATGCTGGATATTGGCGGGAATAATATAACTGGACAAATACCCAGAAGTATTTCGAAACTGACAAAACTTTATGATCTTACCTTACGAAACACCCCCGGGATGATGTCTGGAAACCTTTCCGACATATTTGCAATACCTTCGTTGGCGGATGTCTGCGTATCTGGAGTGAATTTAGTAGGAGAGATACCTCGAAAGTTTCCACCAAACATAGCTATCCTTTTATTTCCTGGAAATAATATATCCGGTAAGCTTCCAGAAATATTTCCGAACAACAGTGCCCTGCGAAACCTTAATCTTGCAAACAATCGTCTTACGGGAGACATTCCCGGCCATCTGCTTTTAAAACCACTTGATATTTTAGATCTATCTCAAAACAGGTTTACGTCAATTAATGAAGGCAAGCCATGGTCAAAAGATGACGTGGGAAGCATTAGTCTTCACTTATCGTTGGCCGAAAATAGAGGCTTGGCaattgattttcaaagtttcatgGGGCTTTTTAATAGCACAGTGACCTTATCTGTCATAAATGTAAGCTACTGTGATATAAAAAGTCCTGTCTTGCCGAACCTGTTCAACTTCTTACGATTGTCCTCTTTCGATTTAAGTGGCAATAACTTTTATGGGGAATTACCTGATTTTTTTGGCGATGTCTCAGTTCTATCATATATTGACGTTTCTGCAAATAACTTATCAGGTTCTCTACCATTAGGAACTCAAAATTTCATGGCTCTTCAATACTTAGATATTTCAGGAAATCCTTTCATGAGGAAAGGAACAAGCATATCGGGAAATACCTTTCAGCCAGACTTTTCAAGAATGATCAGGCCTCATCAAGGAGATCACTATACGTGTCCCGAAGGGCGCTTTACGTTCAATAATGGACGTATTCGGTTAGATCCTACATTTTACCAATACAAGTATTGTATCTGCGACGCTCATTTTTACGGAGATAATGGACTTTGTAAATCATGCATGGACGGAGGGACGTGCAACCAAGTTGATGTCAATACCTTGGAGGATATCCGCCCAAACATCATGAGGATAGCTCCCGGCTACTGGCCATCGCCTAATTCTAAGAATGTTACTCATCTCGTCAAGTGTCCAGTACCTGCTGCGTGCAATCCGCTGGCTTCTTGCACCTGTCGCCTTGGCACATTACCCAACGATCCGCATTTATCCCACACCAAACGTCTATCGCCAAATTTAATCACGACATGCGACCAGTCCCACATATGTCATTCAGGAAACACTGACAGATTCTGCTCTCGTTGTGAAGAAGGATTTTATAAAATTGGCGGATTGTGCTACCAATGTGTGAAAGGAGATCTTACTTACTACTACTTTTTCATTCCTATTTTTgccatttctttctttgttctgctttggtcatttttttatttcaacttgcGACCTGTTAAATGGTTCATGGTAACAGCAGTACATTTTCTCTTAATGCTGATCTTTATGCTTTTGGAATTTTTACCCACTTGGGTTTTTAAATTGAACCTGGTGGTTTTCGTGTTGTGTATGACTAGTCGAGGGAAAGGTTCAAAGTCACTCATCAGCATCGCAGTGTTTTATATTCAAACCCTGGACTTCATGGTTTCTAGCTCAAACGTTTGGCCTCCAAAAATCATTGcagctcaaagctacttgaGTAGCTACTGGAATTTGTATTTCCCTTCACTTTCATGCGATTTACCTTCTCTTTTCAATCCTGTTGGTAAGTTTGCTTTTATTCTCCTTCTTCCAATTGGTTTCTTGGCACTTGTGGGTGTCTACTTTATAGTTATGCTGAGCTACAACAAGGTTCGTCCCCGAGAAGGACGAATGGAAAATGTTCACTTTAAATGCCGTCAAAGTGCCTTTTTCTGTTTAAGTTTCACTTACTTTCCAGTTGTAAAGCAAACTCTTTCCATCTTACGCCCATGCCAAAATGACCGTGATGTTCTGTACATGCCAAATTCCCCTTGGATAGAATGCACATCTGTTACTTACAGAACGCTATCAGCTCTTGGTTTTGTCTCCGTAGTGGTCTACGTGATTGGGTTTCCTTTGCTTCTCTCCTCACTCATGTTCTTCTTCTTTCGAAAAAGAAACAGCATGAGCCAAGACGATCGTGAAAAACTTGACACGTGGCTTGGTCCTGCTTATTTACCTTACAAACCAAGGTATCAGCAGTACTTTGAGATTGTAATGCTACTCCGTCGCCTGTTACTAGCCATTGCGTTATCCATAATTTCGTCTTCCTCTACTTTACAAACCTTCGCTGTCTGGGTCCTTCTCGTGGGCTTTGCTATAATTCATCTGTGTTTTCATCCTTATAACGATCTTCCTCATCACAAGTTTGcttctgaaaacttttttgagCCCCTTGTTTTGCTGGTGCTTTCAATGTCCTTCATACTGTTGAGGTTCTCGGCCATGGAAAGCTCCATGAGTTATTCAGCAGCATATGTGTGGATTGTAATTGTTATTAACTCTTGCATTCTTCTCCTATTAATGGGCGTTATTTTCTACCGTCTTATAATAACTGGGTATGAAGATTCTCATGGGTGCTCTTATGGCGGAAGCGGCGTGAATGAAGAAAGAACCAATTTGCTGTCCGTGAACAGCCAACATTGGGGAGACACAGAAGTCGACGACATCGactaa
- the LOC131779256 gene encoding putative leucine-rich repeat-containing protein DDB_G0281931 produces the protein MTVSGAHRGMFLTNIMQFSYLFRKCKLILLSIVFYRAVTFLDGKAETLRPRDIYDLHFFLSVEGEDCLQRIFNHGTFPNYTNDTSFTHEQERKVLLDIYTNTNGKEWFNSSGWNSSIEHCSWYGITCHGNSYIKSIVLPFNNLNGSLPSNLWKIRNLFSLCVPGNPSLRGRLGDFLFGNMSLLLTLVICSSSVSGEIPQDIVNLTNLQYFIASPMDGEGLTGQLPRDLGNMRELRMLDIGGNNITGQIPRSISKLKKLYDLTLRNTPGMMSGNLSDILAIPSLKSVYVSGVNLVGELPRKFPPNIASLFLPGNNISGKHPEIFPNNSVLRNLNLANNRLTGDIPGHLLLKPLDILDLSQNRFTSINEGKPWPKDDKGSISLYLSLAENRGLAIDFQSFMGLFNGKEDLSVINVSYCGIESPVLPNLFYFLRLSTFDLSGNNFYGELPDYFNDVSVLSYIDLSANNLSGSLPGGTQNFMALQYLDISGNPFMRKGTSISANTFQPDFSRMIRPHREDNFTCPEGRFTFNNGRIRLDPTFYQYKYCICDAHFYGDSGLCKSCMDGGTCKQVDVNTLKDIRPNIMRIAPGYWPSPNSKNVTHLVKCPVPAACNPLASCTCRLDTSPNDPHLSHTKRLSPNLITTCDQSSMCHPGNTDRFCSRCEEGFYKIGGLCNPCVKGDLTYYYFFIPIFAISFLVLLWSFFYFNLRPVKWFMVTAVHFLLMLIFMLLEFLPTWVFKLNLVVFVLCMTSRGKGSKSLISIAVFYIQTLDFMVSSSNVWPPNIIAAQSYLSSYWNLYFPSLSCDLPSLFNPVGKFAFILLLPIGCLALVGVYFIVLLSYNKVRPREGRMENVHFKCRQSAFFCLSFTYFPVVKQTLSILRPCQNDRDVLYMPNSPWIECTCVTYRTLSALGFVSVVVYVIGFPLLLSSLMFFFFRKRNSMSQDDREKLDTWLGPAYLPYKPRYQQYFEIVMLLRRLLLAIALSIISSSSTLQTFAVWVLLVGFAIIHLCFHPYNDLPHHKFASENFFEPLVLLVLSMSFILLRFSAMESSMSYSVAYVWIVIVINSCILLLLMGVIFYRLIITGYEDSRGCSCGGSGVNEERTNLLSVNSQHWGDAEVDDID, from the exons ATGACTGTATCAGGAGCTCACCGTGGAATGTTTCTTACCAATATTATgcaattttcatatttgttCAGAAAATGCAAGTTAATTCTCCTCAGCATCGTTTTTTACCGGGCAGTCACTTTTCTGGACGGAAAGGCGGAAACATTACGACCGAGAGATATTTACG ACTTGCATTTCTTCCTGAGTGTTGAAGGAGAAGACTGTTTGCAACGCATTTTTAATCACGGAACCTTTCCAAATTACACCAATGACACCTCTTTTACACATgagcaagaaagaaaagttcttCTAGATATTTACACAAATACAAATGGCAAGGAATGGTTTAACAGCAGTGGATGGAATAGTTCAATAGAGCACTGTTCCTGGTATGGAATCACGTGTCACGGCAATTCATACATCAAGTCCATTGTGCTGCCCTTTAACAACTTGAATGGCTCTCTCCCTTCCAATTTGTGGAAAATACgaaacttattttctttgtgcGTACCTGGTAACCCAAGCCTTCGTGGTAGACTCGGAGACTTTTTGTTCGGAAATATGAGTTTATTGCTGACCTTAGTCATCTGTTCTTCCTCTGTTTCTGGCGAGATCCCTCAGGATATCGTCAATCTTACAAATCTGCAATATTTTATAGCCAGTCCTATGGACGGAGAAGGCCTCACGGGACAGTTGCCAAGAGACTTAGGGAATATGAGGGAGCTTCGGATGCTGGATATTGGCGGGAATAACATAACTGGACAAATACCCAGAAGTATTTCGAAACTGAAAAAACTTTATGATCTTACCTTACGAAATACCCCTGGGATGATGTCTGGAAACCTTTCCGACATACTTGCAATACCTTCGTTGAAGTCTGTCTACGTATCGGGAGTGAATTTGGTAGGAGAATTACCTCGAAAGTTTCCACCAAACATAGCTAGCCTTTTTTTGCCAGGAAATAATATATCCGGTAAGCATCCAGAAATATTTCCGAACAACAGTGTCCTGCGAAACCTTAATCTTGCAAACAATCGTCTTACGGGGGATATTCCAGGCCATCTGCTTTTAAAACCACTTGATATTTTAGATCTATCTCAAAACCGGTTTACGTCAATTAATGAAGGCAAGCCATGGCCAAAAGATGACAAGGGAAGCATTAGTCTTTATTTATCGTTGGCCGAAAATAGAGGCTTGGCaattgattttcaaagtttcatgGGGCTTTTTAATGGCAAAGAGGACTTATCTGTCATAAATGTAAGCTACTGTGGTATAGAAAGTCCTGTCTTGCCGAACTTGTTCTACTTCTTACGATTGTCTACTTTTGATTTAAGTGGCAATAACTTTTATGGAGAATTACCTGATTATTTTAACGATGTCTCAGTTCTATCATATATTGATCTATCTGCCAATAACTTATCAGGTTCTCTACCAGGAGGAACTCAAAATTTCATGGCTCTTCAATACTTAGATATTTCAGGAAATCCTTTCATGAGGAAAGGAACAAGCATATCGGCAAATACCTTTCAGCCAGACTTCTCAAGAATGATCAGGCCTCATCGGGAAGATAACTTTACGTGTCCCGAAGGGCGCTTTACGTTCAATAATGGACGTATACGGTTAGATCCTACATTTTACCAATACAAGTATTGTATCTGCGATGCTCATTTTTACGGAGATAGTGGACTATGCAAATCATGTATGGACGGAGGGACGTGCAAACAAGTTGATGTCAATACCTTGAAAGATATCCGCCCAAACATCATGAGGATAGCTCCCGGCTACTGGCCATCGCCTAATTCTAAGAATGTTACTCATCTCGTCAAGTGTCCAGTACCTGCTGCGTGCAATCCACTGGCTTCTTGCACTTGTCGCCTTGACACATCACCCAACGACCCGCATTTATCCCACACCAAACGTTTATCGCCAAATTTAATCACGACATGCGATCAATCCAGCATGTGTCATCCAGGAAACACTGACAGATTCTGCTCTCGTTGTGAAGAAGGATTTTATAAAATTGGCGGATTGTGCAACCCATGTGTGAAAGGTGATCTTACTTACTACTACTTTTTCATTCCTATTTTTgccatttctttccttgttctactttggtcatttttttatttcaacttgcGACCTGTTAAATGGTTTATGGTAACAGCAGTACATTTTCTCTTAATGCTGATCTTTATGCTTTTGGAATTTTTACCCACTTGGGTTTTCAAATTGAACCTGGTGGTTTTTGTGTTGTGTATGACTAGTCGAGGGAAAGGTTCAAAGTCACTCATAAGCATCGCAGTGTTTTATATTCAAACCCTGGACTTCATGGTTTCTAGCTCAAACGTTTGGCCTCCAAATATCATTGcagctcaaagctacttgaGTAGCTACTGGAATTTGTATTTCCCTTCACTTTCATGCGATTTACCTTCTCTTTTCAATCCTGTTGGTAAGTTTGCTTTTATTCTCCTTCTTCCAATTGGTTGCTTGGCACTTGTGGGTGTCTACTTTATAGTTCTGCTAAGCTACAACAAGGTTCGTCCCCGAGAAGGACGAATGGAAAATGTTCACTTTAAATGCCGTCAAAGTGCCTTTTTCTGTTTAAGTTTCACTTACTTTCCAGTTGTAAAGCAAACTCTTTCCATCTTACGCCCATGCCAAAATGACCGTGATGTTCTGTACATGCCAAATTCCCCTTGGATAGAATGCACATGTGTTACTTACAGAACACTATCAGCTCTTGGTTTTGTCTCCGTAGTGGTCTACGTGATTGGGTTTCCTTTGCTTCTCTCCTCGCttatgttctttttctttcgaaaaagaAACAGCATGAGCCAAGATGATCGTGAAAAACTTGACACGTGGCTTGGTCCTGCTTATTTACCTTACAAACCAAGGTATCAGCAGTACTTTGAGATTGTAATGCTACTCCGTCGCCTGTTACTAGCCATTGCGTTATCCATAATTTCGTCTTCCTCTACTTTACAAACCTTCGCTGTCTGGGTCCTTCTCGTGGGCTTTGCTATAATTCATCTGTGTTTTCATCCTTATAACGATCTTCCTCATCACAAGTTTGCTTCTGAAAACTTTTTCGAGCCCCTTGTTTTGCTGGTGCTTTCAATGTCCTTCATACTGTTGAGGTTCTCGGCCATGGAAAGCTCCATGAGTTATTCAGTAGCATATGTGTGGATTGTAATTGTTATTAACTCTTGCATTCTTCTCCTATTAATGGGCGTTATTTTCTACCGTCTTATAATAACTGGGTATGAAGATTCCCGTGGGTGCTCTTGTGGCGGAAGCGGCGTGAATGAAGAAAGAACCAATTTGCTGTCCGTGAACAGCCAACATTGGGGAGACGCAGAAGTCGACGATATCgactaa
- the LOC136280252 gene encoding putative leucine-rich repeat-containing protein DDB_G0281931 isoform X2, whose protein sequence is MFLRVEGKDCLRRIVIQGTFPNYTYDTSFTHEQERKVLLDIYTYTNGKQWYNSSGWNSSIEHCSWYGVTCHGNSYIKSIVLPFNNLNGSLPSNLWKIRNLFSLCVPGNPSLRGRLGDFLFGNMSLLLTLVISASSVSGEIPQDIVNLTNLQFFVASPMDGEGLTGQLPRDLGNMKELRMLDIGGNNITGQIPRSISKLTKLYDLTLRNTPGMMSGNLSDIFAIPSLADVCVSGVNLVGEIPRKFPPNIAILLFPGNNISGKLPEIFPNNSALRNLNLANNRLTGDIPGHLLLKPLDILDLSQNRFTSINEGKPWSKDDVGSISLHLSLAENRGLAIDFQSFMGLFNSTVTLSVINVSYCDIKSPVLPNLFNFLRLSSFDLSGNNFYGELPDFFGDVSVLSYIDVSANNLSGSLPLGTQNFMALQYLDISGNPFMRKGTSISGNTFQPDFSRMIRPHQGDHYTCPEGRFTFNNGRIRLDPTFYQYKYCICDAHFYGDNGLCKSCMDGGTCNQVDVNTLEDIRPNIMRIAPGYWPSPNSKNVTHLVKCPVPAACNPLASCTCRLGTLPNDPHLSHTKRLSPNLITTCDQSHICHSGNTDRFCSRCEEGFYKIGGLCYQCVKGDLTYYYFFIPIFAISFFVLLWSFFYFNLRPVKWFMVTAVHFLLMLIFMLLEFLPTWVFKLNLVVFVLCMTSRGKGSKSLISIAVFYIQTLDFMVSSSNVWPPKIIAAQSYLSSYWNLYFPSLSCDLPSLFNPVGKFAFILLLPIGFLALVGVYFIVMLSYNKVRPREGRMENVHFKCRQSAFFCLSFTYFPVVKQTLSILRPCQNDRDVLYMPNSPWIECTSVTYRTLSALGFVSVVVYVIGFPLLLSSLMFFFFRKRNSMSQDDREKLDTWLGPAYLPYKPRYQQYFEIVMLLRRLLLAIALSIISSSSTLQTFAVWVLLVGFAIIHLCFHPYNDLPHHKFASENFFEPLVLLVLSMSFILLRFSAMESSMSYSAAYVWIVIVINSCILLLLMGVIFYRLIITGYEDSHGCSYGGSGVNEERTNLLSVNSQHWGDTEVDDID, encoded by the coding sequence ATGTTCCTGAGAGTCGAAGGAAAAGACTGTTTGCGACGCATTGTTATTCAAGGAACCTTTCCAAATTACACCTATGACACCTCTTTTACACATgagcaagaaagaaaagttcttCTAGATATTTACACATATACAAATGGCAAGCAATGGTATAATAGCAGTGGATGGAATAGTTCAATAGAGCACTGTTCCTGGTATGGAGTCACGTGTCACGGCAATTCATACATCAAGTCCATTGTGCTGCCCTTCAACAACTTGAATGGCTCTCTCCCTTCCAATTTGTGGAAAATACgaaacttattttctttgtgcGTGCCTGGTAACCCAAGCCTTCGTGGTAGACTCGGGGACTTTTTGTTTGGAAATATGAGTTTATTGCTGACCTTAGTCATCAGTGCTTCCTCTGTTTCTGGCGAGATCCCTCAGGATATCGTCAATCTTACAAATCTGCAATTCTTTGTAGCCAGTCCTATGGACGGAGAAGGCCTCACGGGACAGTTGCCAAGAGACTTAGGAAATATGAAGGAGCTACGGATGCTGGATATTGGCGGGAATAATATAACTGGACAAATACCCAGAAGTATTTCGAAACTGACAAAACTTTATGATCTTACCTTACGAAACACCCCCGGGATGATGTCTGGAAACCTTTCCGACATATTTGCAATACCTTCGTTGGCGGATGTCTGCGTATCTGGAGTGAATTTAGTAGGAGAGATACCTCGAAAGTTTCCACCAAACATAGCTATCCTTTTATTTCCTGGAAATAATATATCCGGTAAGCTTCCAGAAATATTTCCGAACAACAGTGCCCTGCGAAACCTTAATCTTGCAAACAATCGTCTTACGGGAGACATTCCCGGCCATCTGCTTTTAAAACCACTTGATATTTTAGATCTATCTCAAAACAGGTTTACGTCAATTAATGAAGGCAAGCCATGGTCAAAAGATGACGTGGGAAGCATTAGTCTTCACTTATCGTTGGCCGAAAATAGAGGCTTGGCaattgattttcaaagtttcatgGGGCTTTTTAATAGCACAGTGACCTTATCTGTCATAAATGTAAGCTACTGTGATATAAAAAGTCCTGTCTTGCCGAACCTGTTCAACTTCTTACGATTGTCCTCTTTCGATTTAAGTGGCAATAACTTTTATGGGGAATTACCTGATTTTTTTGGCGATGTCTCAGTTCTATCATATATTGACGTTTCTGCAAATAACTTATCAGGTTCTCTACCATTAGGAACTCAAAATTTCATGGCTCTTCAATACTTAGATATTTCAGGAAATCCTTTCATGAGGAAAGGAACAAGCATATCGGGAAATACCTTTCAGCCAGACTTTTCAAGAATGATCAGGCCTCATCAAGGAGATCACTATACGTGTCCCGAAGGGCGCTTTACGTTCAATAATGGACGTATTCGGTTAGATCCTACATTTTACCAATACAAGTATTGTATCTGCGACGCTCATTTTTACGGAGATAATGGACTTTGTAAATCATGCATGGACGGAGGGACGTGCAACCAAGTTGATGTCAATACCTTGGAGGATATCCGCCCAAACATCATGAGGATAGCTCCCGGCTACTGGCCATCGCCTAATTCTAAGAATGTTACTCATCTCGTCAAGTGTCCAGTACCTGCTGCGTGCAATCCGCTGGCTTCTTGCACCTGTCGCCTTGGCACATTACCCAACGATCCGCATTTATCCCACACCAAACGTCTATCGCCAAATTTAATCACGACATGCGACCAGTCCCACATATGTCATTCAGGAAACACTGACAGATTCTGCTCTCGTTGTGAAGAAGGATTTTATAAAATTGGCGGATTGTGCTACCAATGTGTGAAAGGAGATCTTACTTACTACTACTTTTTCATTCCTATTTTTgccatttctttctttgttctgctttggtcatttttttatttcaacttgcGACCTGTTAAATGGTTCATGGTAACAGCAGTACATTTTCTCTTAATGCTGATCTTTATGCTTTTGGAATTTTTACCCACTTGGGTTTTTAAATTGAACCTGGTGGTTTTCGTGTTGTGTATGACTAGTCGAGGGAAAGGTTCAAAGTCACTCATCAGCATCGCAGTGTTTTATATTCAAACCCTGGACTTCATGGTTTCTAGCTCAAACGTTTGGCCTCCAAAAATCATTGcagctcaaagctacttgaGTAGCTACTGGAATTTGTATTTCCCTTCACTTTCATGCGATTTACCTTCTCTTTTCAATCCTGTTGGTAAGTTTGCTTTTATTCTCCTTCTTCCAATTGGTTTCTTGGCACTTGTGGGTGTCTACTTTATAGTTATGCTGAGCTACAACAAGGTTCGTCCCCGAGAAGGACGAATGGAAAATGTTCACTTTAAATGCCGTCAAAGTGCCTTTTTCTGTTTAAGTTTCACTTACTTTCCAGTTGTAAAGCAAACTCTTTCCATCTTACGCCCATGCCAAAATGACCGTGATGTTCTGTACATGCCAAATTCCCCTTGGATAGAATGCACATCTGTTACTTACAGAACGCTATCAGCTCTTGGTTTTGTCTCCGTAGTGGTCTACGTGATTGGGTTTCCTTTGCTTCTCTCCTCACTCATGTTCTTCTTCTTTCGAAAAAGAAACAGCATGAGCCAAGACGATCGTGAAAAACTTGACACGTGGCTTGGTCCTGCTTATTTACCTTACAAACCAAGGTATCAGCAGTACTTTGAGATTGTAATGCTACTCCGTCGCCTGTTACTAGCCATTGCGTTATCCATAATTTCGTCTTCCTCTACTTTACAAACCTTCGCTGTCTGGGTCCTTCTCGTGGGCTTTGCTATAATTCATCTGTGTTTTCATCCTTATAACGATCTTCCTCATCACAAGTTTGcttctgaaaacttttttgagCCCCTTGTTTTGCTGGTGCTTTCAATGTCCTTCATACTGTTGAGGTTCTCGGCCATGGAAAGCTCCATGAGTTATTCAGCAGCATATGTGTGGATTGTAATTGTTATTAACTCTTGCATTCTTCTCCTATTAATGGGCGTTATTTTCTACCGTCTTATAATAACTGGGTATGAAGATTCTCATGGGTGCTCTTATGGCGGAAGCGGCGTGAATGAAGAAAGAACCAATTTGCTGTCCGTGAACAGCCAACATTGGGGAGACACAGAAGTCGACGACATCGactaa